In Halococcus agarilyticus, a single genomic region encodes these proteins:
- the mutL gene encoding DNA mismatch repair endonuclease MutL → MSDGADGDEAASEIHRLDQATIERIAAGEVVERPASAVKELVENSLDAEASRVRVVVEAGGTDGIRVTDDGHGMSAEAVEHAVEKHTTSKIADIDDLEAGVGSLGFRGEALAAIGAVSRLTIRTKPRGANRGTELRMAGGEIESVEPAGCPEGTTVEVEDLFYNVPARRKYLKQDATEFTHVNRVATGYALSNPEVALALSHDGREVFSTTGQGSLEATVLAVYGRDVATAMLPIGARTESEADDTEEAAIEESDTDGPLDELSGVVSHPETTRASPEYCSVFVNGRYVSATAVRDAIVAAYGSQLAPDRYPFAVLFLSLPANQIDVNVHPRKREVRFADEDGVRDQVRTAVESALMREGVVRSGAPRGRSAPEQTPIEPERGAPDTAEEAASIERTRSTDTTDETRTDRDDSGTETTGTGSTDAEPEQPPTRGSNTATSPEPTEAENGATTSDRTTRTADDAPHEPNGEPSAADDDDRQRAPADAGKFTDTAEQTTLAGDRVPDDHAFDRLPRLRVLGQLHDTYIACESPDGLVLIDQHAADERINYERLRERTANETSVQQLADPVEIELTAAETELFASFADALAELGFEASRTDDRTVEVRAVPAVLDGAADPDRLRDALSGLVGDGEPRESIEHDADALLADLACYPSITGNTSLAEGSVIELLRALDDCENPYACPHGRPVVIEVGKGELDDRFERDYPGHAGRRT, encoded by the coding sequence ATGAGCGACGGGGCGGACGGCGACGAAGCGGCGAGCGAAATCCACCGGCTCGACCAGGCGACGATCGAGCGTATCGCGGCGGGCGAGGTGGTCGAGCGCCCTGCCTCCGCGGTGAAGGAACTGGTCGAGAACAGCCTCGACGCCGAGGCCTCGCGGGTGCGGGTCGTGGTCGAGGCGGGCGGCACCGACGGGATCCGCGTGACGGACGACGGGCACGGGATGAGCGCCGAGGCGGTCGAGCACGCGGTCGAGAAACACACCACGAGCAAGATCGCGGACATCGACGATCTGGAGGCCGGCGTCGGGAGCCTGGGCTTTCGGGGCGAGGCGCTCGCGGCGATCGGTGCAGTCTCGCGGCTCACGATCCGAACCAAACCTCGGGGAGCGAACCGTGGCACCGAACTCCGGATGGCGGGCGGCGAGATCGAGAGCGTAGAGCCCGCGGGCTGCCCCGAAGGCACCACCGTCGAGGTCGAGGACCTCTTCTACAACGTCCCTGCGCGCCGGAAGTACCTCAAACAGGACGCCACCGAGTTCACCCACGTCAACCGGGTGGCGACGGGCTACGCGCTCTCGAACCCCGAGGTGGCGCTCGCGCTCTCCCACGACGGTCGCGAGGTGTTCTCGACCACCGGCCAGGGCAGTCTGGAGGCGACAGTTCTGGCGGTCTATGGCCGCGACGTCGCGACGGCCATGCTGCCGATCGGCGCACGCACGGAGAGTGAAGCCGACGATACGGAGGAGGCTGCGATCGAGGAAAGCGACACCGACGGACCGCTCGACGAACTTTCTGGAGTCGTCAGCCATCCCGAGACGACTCGCGCGAGCCCGGAGTACTGCTCGGTGTTCGTCAACGGCCGGTACGTGAGTGCGACCGCGGTCCGGGACGCGATCGTGGCGGCCTACGGCAGCCAGCTCGCACCGGATCGCTACCCCTTCGCCGTCCTGTTCCTCTCGTTGCCGGCGAACCAGATCGACGTGAACGTCCATCCCCGAAAGCGCGAGGTCCGCTTTGCCGACGAGGACGGCGTGCGCGATCAAGTCCGGACCGCGGTCGAGAGCGCACTCATGCGTGAGGGTGTGGTCCGCTCCGGCGCACCACGCGGTCGATCGGCACCCGAGCAAACCCCGATCGAACCCGAGCGCGGGGCTCCGGACACAGCCGAGGAGGCTGCGTCGATCGAGCGGACTCGATCCACCGACACCACGGACGAGACGAGAACGGATCGAGACGACTCCGGAACCGAAACGACGGGGACCGGGTCCACCGACGCCGAGCCCGAACAGCCCCCAACTCGTGGATCGAACACGGCGACTTCGCCGGAGCCGACGGAGGCCGAGAATGGGGCGACGACATCCGACCGGACCACTCGAACAGCCGACGATGCGCCCCACGAACCGAACGGCGAGCCATCCGCCGCCGATGACGACGACCGACAGCGCGCTCCGGCGGACGCAGGGAAGTTCACCGACACGGCCGAACAGACCACGCTCGCCGGCGATCGGGTACCGGACGATCACGCGTTCGATCGGCTCCCGCGACTCCGGGTGCTCGGCCAGCTCCACGACACCTACATCGCCTGCGAGTCGCCCGACGGCCTCGTCCTGATCGACCAGCACGCTGCCGACGAGCGGATCAACTACGAGCGCCTCCGCGAGCGCACCGCGAACGAGACGTCGGTCCAGCAGCTCGCCGATCCCGTCGAAATCGAACTCACGGCGGCCGAAACCGAGCTGTTCGCATCGTTCGCCGACGCGCTCGCGGAGCTCGGCTTCGAGGCGTCGCGGACCGACGATCGGACGGTGGAAGTCCGGGCGGTGCCGGCGGTGCTCGACGGCGCGGCCGATCCTGACCGCCTCCGGGACGCGCTCTCCGGGCTCGTCGGCGACGGGGAGCCACGCGAGTCGATCGAGCACGACGCCGACGCGCTGCTCGCGGATCTCGCGTGCTACCCCTCGATCACGGGCAACACCTCGCTCGCCGAGGGCAGCGTGATCGAGCTGCTCCGCGCGCTCGACGACTGCGAGAACCCCTACGCCTGCCCGCACGGCCGGCCGGTCGTGATCGAGGTCGGGAAGGGAGAGCTCGACGACCGCTTCGAGCGCGATTATCCTGGGCACGCCGGCCGGCGAACGTGA